A window of the Gemmatirosa kalamazoonensis genome harbors these coding sequences:
- a CDS encoding DUF3597 domain-containing protein, which produces MSVFGELVSKIFSHSKAAAPASAPAAAAAPAAPAPAAAPAMAAANSERAEDILEQLAAQSSQKLDWRNSIVDLMKLVHMDSSLAKRQELAKELGYTGDMNDSAKMNVWLHQKVMENLAQDNGQVAANLLNK; this is translated from the coding sequence ATGAGCGTCTTCGGCGAACTCGTCTCCAAGATCTTCAGCCACAGCAAGGCCGCGGCCCCCGCCTCCGCACCTGCGGCTGCCGCGGCACCGGCGGCGCCCGCACCGGCGGCCGCGCCCGCCATGGCCGCCGCGAACTCCGAGCGCGCCGAGGACATCCTCGAGCAGCTCGCCGCGCAGAGCTCGCAGAAGCTCGACTGGCGGAACTCGATCGTGGACCTGATGAAGCTGGTCCACATGGACAGCTCGCTCGCGAAGCGGCAGGAGCTCGCGAAGGAGCTCGGCTACACGGGCGACATGAACGACAGCGCGAAGATGAACGTGTGGCTGCACCAGAAGGTGATGGAGAACCTGGCGCAGGATAACGGGCAGGTCGCGGCGAACCTGCTCAACAAGTGA
- a CDS encoding AAA family ATPase — MRLEIPSPSLVLLVGPSGCGKSTFARAHFRDTEVVSSDRCRALVSDDEADQSATRAAFEVLHLIVAKRLERCRFTVVDATNAHPDARRPLLELARRYHLPTVAVVLDLPVPTCVARNEQRVERQVAEDVVRRQWEQLHKALAQLPHEGFGTVFHLRSFDDVAAATVSRVPLPVDRRTELGPFDVVGDVHGCGDELEALLAALGYARDPLGVYRHPWRRLVFVGDLVDRGPRVTDVLRIAMDMVDAGAAFCVPGNHDGKLLKKLRGRPVQVSHGLAESLEQLEREPREFCERVVAFLDALPSHLVLDGGRLLVAHAGMKASLQGRDSARVRDSARVRDFALYGETTGETDQYGLPVRLDWAASYHGERFVVYGHTPVAEPRWMHRTVNIDTGCVFGGRLTALRWPELETVSVPAHREYARSSRPFLPFHFAEGTSA, encoded by the coding sequence ATGCGCCTCGAGATTCCCAGCCCGTCGCTCGTCCTGCTCGTCGGCCCGTCGGGCTGCGGCAAGAGCACGTTCGCGCGCGCGCACTTCCGCGACACCGAGGTGGTCTCGTCGGACCGGTGCCGCGCGCTCGTGTCGGACGACGAGGCCGATCAATCCGCGACGCGCGCGGCGTTCGAAGTGCTGCACCTCATCGTCGCGAAGCGGCTGGAGCGGTGCCGCTTCACGGTGGTGGACGCGACCAACGCGCATCCCGACGCGCGGCGGCCGCTGCTCGAGCTCGCGCGCCGCTACCACCTCCCGACGGTCGCGGTCGTGCTCGATCTGCCGGTGCCGACGTGCGTCGCGCGCAACGAGCAGCGCGTCGAGCGACAGGTGGCCGAGGACGTCGTGCGGCGGCAGTGGGAGCAGCTGCACAAGGCGCTCGCGCAGCTCCCGCACGAGGGGTTCGGCACCGTCTTCCACCTGCGCTCGTTCGACGACGTGGCGGCGGCGACGGTGTCGCGCGTGCCGCTGCCGGTGGACCGCCGCACGGAGCTCGGCCCGTTCGACGTCGTGGGGGACGTGCACGGCTGCGGCGACGAGCTGGAGGCGCTGCTCGCCGCGCTGGGGTACGCACGCGATCCGTTAGGCGTGTACCGCCACCCGTGGCGGCGGCTGGTGTTCGTCGGCGACCTGGTGGACCGCGGCCCACGCGTGACGGACGTGCTGCGCATCGCGATGGACATGGTGGACGCCGGCGCGGCGTTCTGCGTGCCGGGCAACCACGACGGCAAGCTGCTGAAGAAGCTGCGCGGCCGCCCCGTGCAGGTGTCGCACGGCCTCGCCGAGTCGCTGGAGCAGCTGGAGCGCGAGCCGCGCGAGTTCTGCGAGCGCGTCGTCGCGTTCCTCGACGCGCTGCCGAGCCATCTCGTGCTCGACGGCGGCCGACTGCTCGTCGCGCACGCGGGCATGAAGGCGTCGCTGCAGGGGCGCGACTCGGCGCGCGTGCGCGACTCGGCGCGCGTGCGCGACTTCGCGCTCTACGGCGAGACGACGGGGGAGACGGACCAGTACGGGCTGCCGGTGCGGCTGGACTGGGCGGCGTCGTACCACGGCGAGCGGTTCGTGGTGTACGGGCACACACCGGTGGCGGAGCCGCGGTGGATGCACCGCACGGTGAACATCGACACGGGGTGCGTGTTCGGCGGGCGGCTCACGGCGCTACGGTGGCCGGAGCTGGAGACGGTCTCCGTGCCGGCGCACCGCGAGTACGCCCGCTCGTCGCGGCCGTTCCTGCCGTTTCACTTCGCGGAAGGGACATCGGCCTAA
- a CDS encoding HAD-IA family hydrolase, whose product MALDALIFDLDGTLVDTNGAHVESWVRTLARFGYRLGADRIGPEMGKGGDNLVPDVLGPEADARDGDAMRQMVADEYVKIVTTERRLRVFADVVELLAAIRARGVRTALATSSGDRQLDATFRSAGIDLREHVDVVVKKDDVERSKPQPDVVLATLDKLALSPAQCAMVGDTPHDAEAAKRAGVVTLGVLCGGYNDERTLRGAGARRVWRDPAHLLAELDDALHVASPGAAHFTHALLERLMRDALAAAAEGLTAGEVPVGCVIADGSGAVVARAFNAENATGDRTAHAEMEAFRQLAERVPRDEASARDLVLVATVEPCIMCLGAAIVSAVDTVVHALAAPADGGMLRVRNPEDPDSQMPRIVGGVLADDSRALLTRWLAAHRGERAAAYVEQLLRDA is encoded by the coding sequence ATGGCACTCGACGCACTGATCTTCGACCTCGACGGCACGCTCGTCGACACGAACGGCGCGCACGTGGAGTCGTGGGTGCGCACGCTCGCGCGCTTCGGCTACCGGCTCGGCGCCGACCGCATCGGCCCCGAGATGGGCAAGGGCGGAGACAACCTCGTCCCCGACGTGCTCGGCCCCGAGGCCGACGCGCGCGACGGCGACGCGATGCGGCAGATGGTCGCCGACGAGTACGTGAAGATCGTCACGACCGAGCGGCGGCTGCGCGTGTTCGCCGACGTGGTGGAGCTGCTGGCCGCGATCCGCGCCCGCGGCGTGCGCACCGCGCTCGCCACGTCGAGCGGCGACCGCCAGCTCGACGCGACGTTCCGGAGCGCGGGCATCGACCTGCGCGAGCACGTCGACGTCGTCGTGAAGAAGGACGACGTCGAGCGGAGCAAGCCGCAGCCCGACGTCGTCCTCGCCACGCTCGACAAGCTCGCGCTGTCGCCCGCGCAGTGCGCGATGGTCGGCGACACGCCGCACGACGCGGAAGCGGCGAAGCGCGCCGGCGTCGTGACGCTCGGCGTGCTGTGCGGCGGCTACAACGACGAGCGGACGCTGCGCGGTGCCGGCGCGCGCCGCGTGTGGCGCGACCCCGCGCACCTGCTCGCGGAGCTCGACGACGCGCTGCACGTCGCGTCGCCGGGCGCGGCGCACTTCACGCACGCGCTGCTCGAGCGGCTCATGCGCGACGCGCTCGCGGCCGCCGCGGAGGGCCTAACGGCGGGCGAGGTCCCCGTCGGCTGCGTCATCGCCGACGGCAGCGGCGCGGTGGTGGCGCGCGCCTTCAACGCCGAGAACGCGACCGGCGACCGCACCGCGCACGCCGAGATGGAAGCGTTCCGGCAGCTCGCCGAGCGCGTGCCGCGCGACGAGGCGAGCGCGCGGGACCTCGTGCTCGTCGCCACGGTGGAACCGTGCATCATGTGCCTCGGCGCGGCGATCGTGAGCGCGGTGGACACCGTCGTCCACGCGCTCGCCGCGCCGGCCGACGGCGGCATGCTGCGCGTGCGCAACCCCGAGGACCCCGACAGCCAGATGCCCCGCATCGTCGGCGGCGTGCTCGCCGACGACAGCCGCGCGCTGCTCACGCGATGGCTCGCCGCCCATCGCGGCGAGCGCGCCGCGGCTTACGTGGAGCAGCTGCTGCGGGACGCGTGA
- a CDS encoding glycoside hydrolase family 43 protein — protein MPLTSRREFLAQLAGAAGAAGLTALGAPLLAAQPRSYTNPVYAGSMPDPGVLLHQGVYYAFGTTGKDRKSDGRIFTLLRSRNLFDWEELGGALTPPSTDARYEYWAPEPAFDGGKFYLYYAQGGIEEEKFAVRVAVADRPEGPYVDTGTPLVDCTGNRFTIDPHPYRDTDGTWYLFYARNYPNTEGGFHPGTGLAADRLVGMTKLAGECRTILRARYPWTLYEAHRRMNVYDATFDWHTIEAPYVRRHGGKYYLFYSGSNWQTPNYGVDYAVADHVLGPYTGQGQSARVLRGSPGGARGPGHHAIVTGPDGRDWVLYHAWNKEMTVRQLCVDPLRWTPDGPRCTPTVAPQKVTK, from the coding sequence ATGCCTCTGACTTCCCGCCGCGAGTTCCTCGCGCAGCTCGCCGGCGCCGCCGGCGCCGCCGGCCTAACGGCGTTGGGCGCTCCGCTGCTCGCCGCCCAGCCGCGCTCGTACACGAACCCCGTCTACGCCGGCTCCATGCCCGACCCCGGCGTGCTGCTCCACCAGGGCGTGTACTACGCGTTCGGCACCACGGGCAAGGACCGCAAGAGCGACGGCCGCATCTTCACGCTGCTCCGCTCGCGCAATCTGTTCGACTGGGAGGAGCTCGGCGGCGCGCTCACGCCGCCGTCGACCGACGCGCGGTACGAGTACTGGGCCCCCGAGCCCGCGTTCGACGGCGGGAAGTTCTACCTGTACTACGCGCAGGGCGGCATCGAGGAGGAGAAGTTCGCCGTGCGCGTCGCGGTCGCCGACCGGCCGGAGGGGCCGTACGTCGACACCGGCACGCCGCTCGTCGACTGCACCGGCAACCGCTTCACCATCGACCCGCACCCGTACCGCGACACCGACGGGACGTGGTACCTGTTCTACGCGCGCAACTACCCGAACACCGAGGGCGGCTTCCACCCCGGCACCGGCCTGGCCGCCGATCGCCTCGTCGGCATGACGAAGCTCGCCGGCGAGTGCCGTACCATCCTTCGCGCGCGCTACCCGTGGACGCTGTACGAGGCGCACCGCCGCATGAACGTCTACGACGCGACGTTCGACTGGCACACGATCGAGGCGCCCTACGTCAGGCGGCACGGCGGCAAGTACTATCTCTTCTACAGCGGCTCCAACTGGCAGACGCCGAACTACGGCGTGGACTACGCGGTCGCCGACCACGTGCTGGGCCCGTACACCGGCCAGGGCCAGTCGGCGCGCGTGCTGCGCGGCTCGCCCGGCGGTGCGCGCGGTCCCGGCCACCACGCGATCGTCACGGGCCCCGACGGCCGCGACTGGGTGCTCTACCACGCGTGGAACAAGGAGATGACCGTGCGCCAGCTCTGCGTCGACCCGCTGCGCTGGACGCCCGACGGCCCGCGCTGCACGCCCACGGTCGCGCCGCAGAAGGTGACCAAGTGA
- a CDS encoding acetoacetate--CoA ligase, with protein MTDGPVWSPSPARVARSNLAAFAERIGVGRTAGGVDYDALWRWSVDEPARFWAAIWDAGRVIADDRWDEVVVGVDRMAPPDPVLGPRWFTGARLNFAENLLRPGEARDGPAIVARTERGDRRELTWDELRARVAAARAALVAEGIGAGDRVAGFMPNVPETVIAMLAAASLGAVWSSCSPDFGVKGVLDRFSQIEPVVLVCAEGYQYAGKPVDSLGRVREIAAAIPSLRRVVVVGTRADIGVPSSVRWDDWVAPHAGAELAFARLPFDHPLYIMYSSGTTGLPKCMVHSAGGTLLQHLKEHTLHCDIGPADRVFYYTTCGWMMWNWLASVLATGAAIVLWDGAPMAPTPDALWTMAQEERLTVFGTSAKYLALCEKDGLAPHRTHDLSALRAILSTGSPLAPASFDWVYRDVKRDVHLASISGGTDIISCFVGGVPTRPVWRGEIQGPALAMRVDVYDERGRPAPVGAQGELVCTMPFPSMPVAFWNDPGGAKYRHAYFATWPNVWRHGDWIARTVHDGFVITGRSDATLNPGGVRVGTAEIYRQVEQLPEIVEALVVGQDVPDGGATDTRVVLFVRLRPGLALDDALRDRIRRRIRDGTSPHHVPKVIVQVADIPRTISGKITELAVRDVIHGRTVSNTDALANPEALALYRDLPELHL; from the coding sequence ATGACCGACGGCCCCGTCTGGAGTCCCTCGCCCGCGCGCGTCGCCCGCTCCAACCTCGCCGCGTTCGCCGAGCGCATCGGTGTGGGGCGCACGGCGGGCGGCGTGGACTACGATGCGCTGTGGCGGTGGTCGGTCGACGAGCCCGCGCGCTTCTGGGCGGCGATCTGGGATGCCGGCCGCGTGATCGCCGACGACCGCTGGGACGAGGTCGTGGTCGGCGTCGACCGCATGGCGCCGCCCGATCCGGTGCTCGGCCCGCGCTGGTTCACCGGCGCGCGCCTGAACTTCGCCGAGAACCTGCTGCGGCCGGGCGAAGCGCGTGATGGGCCCGCGATCGTCGCGCGCACCGAGCGCGGCGACCGGCGCGAGCTGACCTGGGACGAGCTGCGCGCCCGCGTCGCAGCGGCGCGTGCCGCGCTCGTGGCGGAGGGCATCGGCGCGGGCGACCGCGTCGCCGGCTTCATGCCTAACGTGCCGGAGACGGTGATCGCGATGCTCGCCGCGGCGAGCCTCGGCGCCGTGTGGTCGTCGTGCTCTCCCGACTTCGGCGTGAAGGGCGTGCTCGATCGGTTCAGTCAGATCGAGCCGGTCGTGCTCGTGTGCGCGGAAGGATACCAGTACGCGGGCAAGCCGGTCGACTCGTTAGGCCGCGTGCGCGAGATCGCCGCCGCGATCCCGAGCCTGCGCCGCGTCGTCGTCGTCGGGACGCGCGCCGACATCGGCGTGCCGAGCTCCGTCCGGTGGGACGACTGGGTCGCGCCGCACGCGGGGGCCGAGCTCGCGTTCGCGCGGCTGCCGTTCGACCATCCGCTCTACATCATGTACTCCTCCGGCACCACCGGGCTGCCGAAGTGCATGGTGCACTCCGCGGGCGGCACGCTGCTGCAGCACCTCAAGGAGCACACGCTGCACTGCGACATCGGCCCCGCCGACCGCGTGTTCTACTACACCACCTGCGGGTGGATGATGTGGAACTGGCTCGCGAGCGTGCTCGCGACGGGGGCGGCGATCGTGCTGTGGGACGGCGCGCCGATGGCGCCGACGCCCGACGCCCTGTGGACGATGGCGCAGGAGGAGCGGCTCACCGTGTTCGGCACGAGCGCGAAGTACCTCGCGCTGTGCGAGAAGGACGGCCTCGCGCCGCATCGCACGCACGACCTCTCCGCGCTGCGCGCGATCCTGTCCACGGGGAGCCCGCTCGCGCCGGCGAGCTTCGACTGGGTGTACCGCGACGTGAAGCGCGACGTGCACCTCGCGAGCATCAGCGGCGGCACCGACATCATCTCGTGCTTCGTGGGCGGCGTGCCGACGCGGCCCGTGTGGCGCGGCGAGATCCAGGGGCCCGCGCTCGCCATGCGCGTCGACGTGTACGACGAGCGCGGCCGACCGGCGCCGGTCGGCGCGCAGGGGGAGCTGGTGTGCACGATGCCCTTCCCCAGCATGCCCGTCGCGTTCTGGAACGATCCCGGCGGCGCGAAGTATCGCCACGCGTACTTCGCCACGTGGCCGAACGTGTGGCGGCACGGCGACTGGATCGCGCGCACGGTGCACGACGGCTTCGTGATCACGGGGCGCAGCGACGCGACGCTGAACCCGGGCGGCGTGCGGGTGGGCACCGCGGAGATCTATCGGCAGGTGGAGCAGCTTCCGGAGATCGTGGAGGCGCTCGTCGTCGGCCAGGACGTGCCCGACGGCGGCGCCACCGACACGCGCGTCGTGCTGTTCGTGCGCCTTCGCCCGGGCCTCGCGCTCGACGACGCGCTGCGCGACCGCATCCGCCGCCGGATCCGCGACGGCACGAGCCCGCACCACGTGCCGAAGGTCATCGTGCAGGTGGCCGACATCCCGCGCACCATCAGCGGCAAGATCACCGAGCTCGCGGTGCGCGACGTCATCCACGGGCGGACGGTGAGCAACACCGACGCGCTCGCGAATCCCGAGGCGCTCGCCCTCTACCGCGATCTACCGGAGCTCCACCTGTGA